TCGCTGCGTGCCTTCGCCAAGAAGTTGTCGCCTCCCTCGGACAAGCATCAAGCCGAGGATAATCGAAGTGATTGCTAGGAGAATCGTAGAGACTGCAGCCGATGTAGGTTGGACCGAGTACTTCACCTCAGCGAAGAGGTAAACGGGAACGGTAGTGACTTTCGCGCTCACCAGGAAAGATGAGATGATGTACTCGTCCCAGGATCCCAGAAACGCAAAGACAAACCCAAATAGAATCCCCACATGAATCTGCGGAAGAGTCACGCGCCAGAAAACCGCCATCGGGGCGGCGCCCATGATCGCGGCCGCCCGCTCGAGATTGCGGTCCACTGTGACTAGGGCAGATGTTATCATGATAACTGAATACGGCAGGTTCAGTACGGCGTGCGCCAGGATCAGCCCGAGCACGCTCCCGACGAGATCGCCGCCGAGCGTGACCGGCCCGATCTGCCACCCGAAGGTCCACACAAAGAACATGCCTATTGCGATCACGACGGTGGGAACGATCAGCGGCGCCATAAGTAGGGCTGAGATCACCCGTTTCCCGGGAAATCTGCCCCGCACGAGCGCCAGCGCAGCCAGTAGACCGAGGATAGTCGCGAGTGCCGCCGAACCAATGCCGATCTCGAGCGAATTCATAAGGCGCCCCCGCCACGCGGAACTCGTCAGCACGGCCTCGTACCATTGGGTGCTGAATCCAACGGGCGGCCATATCATTTGATTGCCCTGCGTGAAGCTCAAGGGCACCATAATCAGCATCGGTGCTATCAAGAAAATGCAAACAACGATGCCGAAGGCGCCGAGCAGCATCCGAGGGAAGCTTCTTGGGGTCATTCGGTCACCTGCCCGCCGAGGACGCCACGGAGCGGTACAGCGGCGCTGGCGACGATGAGCACGACGAGCACCACAGCGAGCAACGTTACGCTGATGGCGCTGGCGTAACCCCATTCCACGTTCTGAACATTCACTACGACTTGCTCGGCGACAGACAGATATAGGCCGCTTCCCAGTAGCGCAGGCGTGATATAAAACCCTAGCGCGATGACAAACACGAGTACGCATCCCGCAAGAACGCCAGGCATGCTGAGCGGCAGGATTACGCGAACAAATGCGCGAGCAGGACCCGCGCCAAGTATCGCGGCAGCGCGCGAATAGTCGCGATCGATTCGGCGCATTACCGCATAGATTGGAAAGGTCATGAAGGGCAGCAGCACCACCAGCATGCCAAACATCACCGCGAAATCGTTGCGGATCAATGGCATTGGCTCGCTGATAAGACCTAGTTTGATCAGGGTGTTGTTTGCAACTCCCGTGTCACGAAGGAGCACCGTCAGTGCATATGTCCGAACAATGAAGCTGACCCACGATGGGATGAGGACAGCCAGCTGCAGTGCAGCGGCAAGCCTAGGTGACGAGATATACATGAGATAGGAGTAAGGATAGCCTATGAGCAAGGACCCGATTGTAGCTACGGCGGCCGTCTTGACGGTCGCGAGAAAGGACGCGGCCATGACCGGGGAAGAGAAAAGGCGAGCGTAGTTCTCGAAGCCATGATGGGGGTCAACAAAGCTTTGGGTGATGACAAATGCCAACGGCCAGAAGAAGAAGGCCACAAGAAATATCAAGGCCGGCAACACCAACCAACCCCATCGGTTGGCGGGCGCCGCTTGCGCCCCCGCCCGTCTGGAGATCCAATTCCACGGCATTCCGCCACCGACCAAAAACCGTCTTCGGACCAAATGTCGAGACGCCGTCGCTAGATCATGGATCCAGCCAAACCGCGAATGTAGCGCTTGTAAAACCACAGCCGACGCGAAGCCTCTCGTTTTTTGGTTCGAGTTTCGTACGAGTTATAGGATTTGATCCGAATTGCTTTGTTTTATCCGGCCTTCCAATGTTGATATCGCTCGTTAATCTCAGCTTGATGACTACCTATCCAAGACGCGATCTGTGGGCTGTTGAGGAGTATGTGGGGTTTGTCCAAATGCCTGAAGGGAAGATCGTCCTCCCATTTAGACTCGATCTTTGAATATTTGTTCGAGGGGCTGGTCACGCTGCAGCTGCTTATCCGAGCATTGATCTTTCTGCTCAGGACGAAAGCTAGATACTTCATCGCCGTTTCCTTATTCGGATTACCCTTGGGTATGGCCCACGTATTTCCGACTACAAGGAAACCATTCCATACCTGCGCCACGGGCTTGCCGTCGGCACGCGCCGCTACAACGCGGCTGGCATAGCTCACGCTCAGCGGCGTTTCTCCCGACGAGAGCAGGTCTTGAGCCTGGGCCCCTCCAGAAAAAAAGACCATTTCCTTTCTGATGGTGTCGAGCTTCTTAAACGCGCGGTCGAAGTCGAGCGGGACGAGATCTTTGGGATCTACACCGTCGGCAAGCAAAGCCACAATGGGCATTTGTAGCGCATCATTGTTAACCCCGCGCTTGCCTGGAAACTTCTGTACGTCAAAAAAGTCCACCCACCCAATCGGAATCCTTCCTCCTGTTTTCTCAGTATTATATCCGAGCGTCGTTGCGTAAGTCCCGTCTGCAACCGTATAGGTCTGAGCCAATTCCGGGATCAACTCCTCCCTGTTGATGACCGAATAGTCAATGGGCTCAAGATATTTTGCGGCGTCCGGCGAATAGGGAAGGAAGGTCTCGACATACATTACGTCAGCAATGTAGTTGTGGCTGTTAGCTGCGAGCTTGAATTTTGAGTCGTTGTAGTTTTCGGGGACAGTGAGAACCTCAATCCCTGTCTCTCTTTCGAATGGCTGAAGATACGCCTCACGATAACAGCTCCCGACCGTACCCGACGCAATTTCGACCGTCAGCGTTTTACTCGCCGCCCTCGCGCGATCAAGCATCGCCACCGGTCCGAGGACCGCGCCCAGTGCCACGCCGCCGCCAACGGCAAGCGTTCGCCGCCGGGTGAAACGCGCTGAAAATTGGGTAGCTGTTTTCGGTGCCTCTGAATCCATTGCTTGTTTCCTCCTGGCCGTCTGGCGCATGCCGTTATGGCGAAGCTTCAGCGCCTAAAGCCGGCGAAAAACTCGCAGGCTTGCAGAAATCCGGCAAAAATGAGGGTCAATTCGCAAGCGGCCGTGGTTGGAGCCCCCGGAGAGCGCGGCAATATGAATCGCGTCGACCGTGAGTCAGGCCTCACCAGAGTAAGATTGCATCTATGATAGGGCACCACCAGCACGCCTAACCTTCGTCATCGGGTCCCGAAGTGGGGGCTACGCTAACGGAGCCAGATTGGCGATCTCGCGTTCGGCATCACGGCTTGAAATCATCACCAACGAAGGAGCCTTTGATGGCAGCCTCCAGGGTGTTGGCCGTGAGAGGAGAGGAGACAGCCAGGGCAATCGCCCCGCGCAAAATCAGCACAGCCTCTTTCAACCTTCGAGCCAGAGAAGACCCCTCGATCTCGCGATATTGCCGATCTTCGGCACTCGCTGGTTGGCGCCGCGGCTCCCGAGGTTTCTCTCGCAGAAACCGGGCGTTGCGATCAATCTTGCAACGCGCCTATCCTACTTTGATTTCCGAACCGAAGCACTGGATGCCGCAATCCATTTCGGGCCGCGGGACCGGCTCGGCGTTGAGATGGTCCTTTTGCTCTCCGAAGCGGTCGTCCCGCCTGCAGCCCGGAGCTGAAAACGCAGTGCGGGTGTCGCGCCGCAGGTGATCTCAGGAAGGCACCACTGCTCGGCATTTCCACGCGCCCCAATGCTGGGACCAATGGTTTTCGGCCCCAAAAAAATCGCGGGTCGATCCGGACGGATGATGTATTTCGATCAGTTCGCTACCGTTGCCCAGATTGCGATGGTCGGTCTCGGCGTGGTCGCTGCTGCAGACCTTCCTCGTCGAAGACGAGTTTACCAGCGGAGAACTCATTCGTGCCCTCAGCCTAATTATGGACAGTGCCGAGCGATACTACTTGGTATGACCGCCTGAGCGATCGAGCCCCCTCCCCTTGTTGCATTTCGGGATTGGTTGGTCGCCGAAACCGCGGATCGGTGAGAGATTCCATGGTTCCGAAACGATCGAATTAAGGTTCGTTCAAACCTGGCTGACAAGTTTTCATCCTAACCCGCAATGCTGCGGCGTCTGTTTGGCTTTACTCTTTGTCAGGACATCTCATCGAAGGCCGTTTTGCGCGACGTGAGATGATGTGCCTCTGAAGACGCGCGTTTGAAATGAGCGGCGGCGCGTGGAGCGTAGTTCAGAGGCGCTCCTGAAGCGGTGGGTTTCGTCGGAAAGCCCGAAGCAATCACGTTTGCCATGTCGCAGAGCGGACCGGCTTCCGGCAGCGGTTCTCGCTCGAACACATCTAGCATCGCACCAGCGCTGGCGCTGGCACCGGCGCGGAGAGCCTTGATCGGTCAGTCTCAACGACGACATTGTCCCGGGCGATATTTATCAGACGGCCTCGCGCCGTATGCGCGCGATCTCGGCTGCGCCGATGAGACCTATGGTCTCTGGCGTCGCCGGCACGGCCAACGACGAAATCGCAGAGCGGCAGCAGCTCCTGCAGCTCATCAGAACCGAACAACCGGTCTACGCCTTCGACCGGGAGAGAACGACTACGGTCATCCCGGCGCTTGTGAAGCCGGTGTTCAGCTCTCTCGTGGTGACGTCATGCTGCGCGCCCATTGGTCACCATCAGACAACTTCGCCCCATCGAGGATCAGGATCGTGGAATCGATAAGGACTTTGCGCCGAATAGTTTGCTACGTCGAAAATCTCACATGCTCTTGTTGAAATACCCAGCACACTCAGCATACTGCTAAGGCAATTTCTTCGCGTCGCATTTATCCGTCGCTGAAGTGAATTCCTGCGTCATACAGGTATTTCGCGACGAAAATCTTCTCGAGCTGGAGCCGAAAATGGACTACGACCGACTAGACGCCCGCATCCTTGAGGTTGTGCAAAAGAACAATCGTCTCACTTCTGAGGTCATCGGTGAACTGACAGGGCTCTCTGCTACCGCGTGCCAGCGACGACTGAAGCGGCTGCGCTCAGAAGGCATCATTGAGGCCGATGTCTCAATCGTCTCGGCGAAAGCCGTCGGAAGGCCTATTCAAATGCTTGTTCTTGTAACTCTGGAGCGGGAGCGCTCGGATATAATCGATAGGTTTAAGAAGGCCATCAAGTCGTCCGTTGAAGTGGTAAACGGGTTCTATGTCACTGGCGATGCTGACTTTGTCTTATACATTACCGCTCGTAACATGGACGATTATGAGCAGTTCACCAGGCGATTCTTCCATGAAAATCAGGACATCAAGGGGTTCAAGACAATGGTTGTGATGGACCGCGTAAAGGCGGGCCTCGCCATTCCAGTGGAGATCCCATGCAAGGATTAGCGCCGACCCGATGCCGATGTCTGATCCCACGTCTGCATATATCTGCGCTCCTTTTCGTCGCTCACTCCCCTAGAACGCAAATAAACTGCACTGTCGCTCCTCTATTCTATGTTTCGCAAACACTTTGGCTGAGGAGTTCGGCGGCTCGAAAGCACTCAATCGACTATAGTTGCTGCCGGCGTGGGTTTGCACAAGCGCAGCCGTTCGAAGTAGTTGAGGCGTGCGCTAGCTCGGGAAGCGTCGGCCCTCCACATCGGCGCGAACTGGTACGCATTCACCAAAGCTTGGAGCGCTCGTTCGGATTGGTGTGCTGGAAGGCCCTATCTACGCCGCGAACGAACTCCGCCCTGTGATTGTACAGCCGACAGGGACAATGGTTGTCGAGTACCAACCGATTGCACCTTCCGACTGAAATGAAGTCGCATATCCAAGCCTGTACCGACACAGCTTCCAGTGCTTGGTCGATCAGCTCATTGGAACTAGCGATCTCGAGAACCTTGGGCTTGGATGGCCTACACTGGCGCGGCGCTTGATCTGTGTTCCTTTGCCCACCTGTTGGAGGAGATATGCCCGTCAGCGCCTTTGAGCTTTTCAAGATCGGCATCGGACCGTCGAGCTCGCACACCGTTGGTCCAATGATCGCTGCGCGGAGATTTCTGCACGAGGCAGAGATTGGCGGCGTATTCGACGGAATCGCTGAGGTTACGGTGGAGTTGTTTGGGTCGCTGGCGCTCACCGGCCGTGGGCATGCTACGGATCGCGCGATCTTCTTTGGACTTCTAGGGGAACAGCCAGACACGATCCAAGTAGATAGGACTATCGCGCAAGTTGAAGAGATACGACGCAATGGCCGCCTGCCCTTGCTCGGGCGGCGCCCCATAGAGTTCGATGAGCGCACGCACCTGCTGTTTCATCAGAGAGAGAAACTGCCGTATCACCCAAACGGGCTGCGCTTTTCTGCCCGTGACTCAACCGGCAACATCGTCTACCGGCGCGATTACTATTCAGTCGGCGGCGGTTTTGTGGTCGCCGAAAACGAGGTAAGCAATCCGGCGAGCAGAGCCACGAATTTGCCCTACCCCTATCGATCCGCTCAGGAGCTACTGGCGATGGCAGCATCGAGCGGATTGCGAATTGATGAGACCGCCCTTGCTAATGAAACGGTTCGGCGCTCGGTTTACGAGGTACGAGCAGGATTGGACCGGGTTTGGAGTGCGATGCGCGCCTCAATCGATCGTGGCTTGCATTACGAGGGCGAATTGCCCGGAGCTTTCCGCGTCCGGCGCCGCGCACCAGGACTTTATCGACGGCTAAATGAGGGTCGCGGACGCAACGATTCTTCGCGTCCGCTGCACGAACTGGATTGGGTCGCAGCTTTTGCCATCGCTGTAAACGAGGAAAATGCGGCGGGTGGCCGCGTCGTGACTGCGCCGACAAATGGAGCCGCGGGTATCATTCCCGCTGTGCTTGGCTATTACAACGGCTTCTATCCCATCGCTGATCGGACCGAGATCCACCGCTTCTTGCTAACGGCGGCGGCCGTCGGCTCGCTATACAAGAAGAACGCTTCGATCTCAGGGGCCGAAGTGGGCTGTCAGGGCGAAGTCGGCGTCGCCTGCTCAATGGCTGCCGCCGGCTTGGCCGCGGTGCTCGGAGCCAGCAACGAGGAGATCGAGAACGCAGCCGAAATCGGAATGGAGCACAATCTCGGCCTCACCTGCGATCCGGTCGGCGGATTGGTGCAGATTCCCTGCATTGAGCGCAACGCTATCGGCGCCACAAACGCGATCACCGCAGCGCAGCTTGCCTTGTCCGGTGATGGCCGCCATCACATCAGCCTGGACAAAGTCATCGAAACTATGCGGCAGGCGGGTGCCGACATGCAGACTAAAAACAAGGAAACATCGCTCGGGGGACTCGCCGCTAACGTGACCTTGTGCCGATCGGATCTTCCAGCGGCTATGGTGGAACGTGCAGCAAGAAGTGCGATAATAGTTTCGCCACCATTCAAAGCAGTCTGTTTAGTCGTCCGTTCTTTAATCTTGGGCACGATGTCAACCCCGATAGACAAAAATGATCCGCTGCCGGGTTCATGGTTCTTTCCGCGGTCGTCTCTATGCCGGAGCGCCGCATGATGGCGTTCAAGAGGTGTGGCATCCCGATGTTAAGAGCGCGGTGCGTAAAGCCCGCAGGGACGACTTCGAGATTGCCCACACCATCGTCCCGGCAGGGACGCTTGTTCCGCCGAAGGCGGATCCGGGTTGGTTTAAGACTGGTTCATGCGGTGCGCATCTCTGCCTGGAATTCGGTGCCATCAGTCCAGATGGCATGGAGGATGACAGCCATTTTGCGAGCGACGGCAACCTTGGCCTTCTTGGTGCCGATGCGTTTGGCCAGTTTGCTGCCCCGGCGCTTGAGCGCAGAACCTCGCCTGACAACGGTCAGCAGGACGTTCGCGGCCTCGAACAAATAAGTTCGCATCTGGCGGTTGCCGCGCTTGGAGATGCGGCCAGTGCGATCCATCTCACCGGATTGATAACGTCTTGGTGTCAGGCCTAGATAGGCGCCCACGTCGGCGGAATGTCTGAAGCGATTGGGGTCGTCGATGGTAACGACGAAGGACAGGGCAGTCAGGGGACCGACACCGGGAACGGTCATCATTCGCCGAACAATTTGGTCGCCTTTTGCCACTGCCATGAGTTGTCGATCGAACTTCTCGATTTGTTCAGTCAAACAGGACTGGGCAAGCGGCAGCGGTGCGAAAATATCTTGCAAATCCGGCGCTTCAGCAAGCACGGCGTCCACTTTGCGAGCCAGGTTGGTCGAGCCGGCCTTGCCGAGTACTATTCCTAACCCCTTGCACAGACCGCACATTTGGTTGTCAATATCTCGCCGTAGATTCACCAGCTTGGTTCGTGCCGCCAGCATCGAACGAGTTTTCCAGCTCTCCGCCCCCTTTCACGGCAGCTTCCCGGTACCATCCCATGCGGGCCATTTCAGCCAATCCCTTGGCATCGTTCTGATCCGACTTGTTGATGCACATCGATAACGCCGCGTTGGCGTGACGCGCATCAAGGCAAATCACCGGAAAGCCCAGTGCCCTGAGTTGATGCCAAAACCAATTGGATAGCGAGCCCGTTTCAAAAACGATTCGCTCAGCATTGCCTGCGTGACGCCGCAGGAGCTTAGCGATCGCCTCCGGATTGGTCGGCGCACAACCTTCGAATGTCACGCCGCCGGCCTGATCCAAAACGCAAATGTTGGTTTCTTCCATAGAGATGTCCAGACCAACGTACTTCTTCATAGCGCGGCTCCTTTTCGATTTGCTGACGCCGATCGTACCGATCCTCGTGTTCTCAAGAAGACGTCAGCCGCGATTACACCATGTGAAGAACGGGGATTTCAGGCTGGAATGAACTGAATTCGAGCGGTGAGTTGGACGAGGAGTTGGCGCAACAAGAGCGCCAGCCACCGGATGATGCGGCGGAAGTTGTAGCCGGCGGCGGCGAGGACGGCATTGATGGCATCGCCCTGGCGGTGCCACAGGTAGTTGCGGCCCATCCGGTGTTCGGATTTGAGATGGCCGATGACCGGATCGACGGCCGAGCGGCGGCGTAGCTCGCGTTTGATCCTGGGGTCACGCGCCGCTTCTGGCCAGAGATGAAGATTCGGCGGGGATTTTGTGCGTCGTGGCCGCGGTATCCTTTGTCGACATAGGCCCGCTCGATCGCGCAGCCGGT
This genomic interval from Bradyrhizobium sp. CB82 contains the following:
- a CDS encoding ABC transporter permease, with translation MLLGAFGIVVCIFLIAPMLIMVPLSFTQGNQMIWPPVGFSTQWYEAVLTSSAWRGRLMNSLEIGIGSAALATILGLLAALALVRGRFPGKRVISALLMAPLIVPTVVIAIGMFFVWTFGWQIGPVTLGGDLVGSVLGLILAHAVLNLPYSVIMITSALVTVDRNLERAAAIMGAAPMAVFWRVTLPQIHVGILFGFVFAFLGSWDEYIISSFLVSAKVTTVPVYLFAEVKYSVQPTSAAVSTILLAITSIILGLMLVRGRRQLLGEGTQR
- a CDS encoding ABC transporter permease gives rise to the protein MLPALIFLVAFFFWPLAFVITQSFVDPHHGFENYARLFSSPVMAASFLATVKTAAVATIGSLLIGYPYSYLMYISSPRLAAALQLAVLIPSWVSFIVRTYALTVLLRDTGVANNTLIKLGLISEPMPLIRNDFAVMFGMLVVLLPFMTFPIYAVMRRIDRDYSRAAAILGAGPARAFVRVILPLSMPGVLAGCVLVFVIALGFYITPALLGSGLYLSVAEQVVVNVQNVEWGYASAISVTLLAVVLVVLIVASAAVPLRGVLGGQVTE
- a CDS encoding ABC transporter substrate-binding protein, yielding MDSEAPKTATQFSARFTRRRTLAVGGGVALGAVLGPVAMLDRARAASKTLTVEIASGTVGSCYREAYLQPFERETGIEVLTVPENYNDSKFKLAANSHNYIADVMYVETFLPYSPDAAKYLEPIDYSVINREELIPELAQTYTVADGTYATTLGYNTEKTGGRIPIGWVDFFDVQKFPGKRGVNNDALQMPIVALLADGVDPKDLVPLDFDRAFKKLDTIRKEMVFFSGGAQAQDLLSSGETPLSVSYASRVVAARADGKPVAQVWNGFLVVGNTWAIPKGNPNKETAMKYLAFVLSRKINARISSCSVTSPSNKYSKIESKWEDDLPFRHLDKPHILLNSPQIASWIGSHQAEINERYQHWKAG
- a CDS encoding LysR substrate-binding domain-containing protein, translating into MAISRSASRLEIITNEGAFDGSLQGVGRERRGDSQGNRPAQNQHSLFQPSSQRRPLDLAILPIFGTRWLAPRLPRFLSQKPGVAINLATRLSYFDFRTEALDAAIHFGPRDRLGVEMVLLLSEAVVPPAARS
- a CDS encoding Lrp/AsnC family transcriptional regulator, translating into MDYDRLDARILEVVQKNNRLTSEVIGELTGLSATACQRRLKRLRSEGIIEADVSIVSAKAVGRPIQMLVLVTLERERSDIIDRFKKAIKSSVEVVNGFYVTGDADFVLYITARNMDDYEQFTRRFFHENQDIKGFKTMVVMDRVKAGLAIPVEIPCKD
- a CDS encoding L-serine ammonia-lyase; translation: MPVSAFELFKIGIGPSSSHTVGPMIAARRFLHEAEIGGVFDGIAEVTVELFGSLALTGRGHATDRAIFFGLLGEQPDTIQVDRTIAQVEEIRRNGRLPLLGRRPIEFDERTHLLFHQREKLPYHPNGLRFSARDSTGNIVYRRDYYSVGGGFVVAENEVSNPASRATNLPYPYRSAQELLAMAASSGLRIDETALANETVRRSVYEVRAGLDRVWSAMRASIDRGLHYEGELPGAFRVRRRAPGLYRRLNEGRGRNDSSRPLHELDWVAAFAIAVNEENAAGGRVVTAPTNGAAGIIPAVLGYYNGFYPIADRTEIHRFLLTAAAVGSLYKKNASISGAEVGCQGEVGVACSMAAAGLAAVLGASNEEIENAAEIGMEHNLGLTCDPVGGLVQIPCIERNAIGATNAITAAQLALSGDGRHHISLDKVIETMRQAGADMQTKNKETSLGGLAANVTLCRSDLPAAMVERAARSAIIVSPPFKAVCLVVRSLILGTMSTPIDKNDPLPGSWFFPRSSLCRSAA
- a CDS encoding IS110 family transposase, with product MLAARTKLVNLRRDIDNQMCGLCKGLGIVLGKAGSTNLARKVDAVLAEAPDLQDIFAPLPLAQSCLTEQIEKFDRQLMAVAKGDQIVRRMMTVPGVGPLTALSFVVTIDDPNRFRHSADVGAYLGLTPRRYQSGEMDRTGRISKRGNRQMRTYLFEAANVLLTVVRRGSALKRRGSKLAKRIGTKKAKVAVARKMAVILHAIWTDGTEFQAEMRTA
- a CDS encoding transposase, yielding MKKYVGLDISMEETNICVLDQAGGVTFEGCAPTNPEAIAKLLRRHAGNAERIVFETGSLSNWFWHQLRALGFPVICLDARHANAALSMCINKSDQNDAKGLAEMARMGWYREAAVKGGGELENSFDAGGTNQAGESTARY